A single window of Desulfovibrio sp. G11 DNA harbors:
- the glmS gene encoding glutamine--fructose-6-phosphate transaminase (isomerizing): protein MCGIIGYAGHRPAVPVVVEGLRRLEYRGYDSAGVAFVRQNDIHVVRAMGKLAALEEKLAHEPVTTPTCAMGHTRWATHGVPAERNAHPHRSNDGSLALVHNGIIENYQEIKADLSAKGYTFSSETDTEVLVNLIAERRKTEPDLLHAFAAALREAHGAYAVCLMDRTEPGVIYAARMSAPLIFGQGTGENFVASDIPAFLPYTRQVVFLQDGDLVRATADSYEILRLEDLSPVSHETQTIQWDMQAAQKGGYRHFMLKEIFEQPRVITDGLTGRAHAQQGQVRLPELDALPVPRRLHIVACGTSYHSGLWGRHLLEHWARVPVQVEIASEFRYRDTLLLDKDDMVLVISQSGETADTLAALRIARQSGVTVLGLCNVVGSSIAREASAVLYTQAGPEISVASTKAMCSQMLMLTLMALYWGTRRGCLSAGECREHLTVLENLPALLDDSLPALHERAKEIARKYSQVRNFFYLGRGHCYPLALEGALKLKELSYIHAEGYAAGEMKHGPIALIDPDFPTFALALNDALLPKVKSNMVEVQARQGKVIALTNKGVELDAEDRWDIPELPAPLSAFAALPALQLFSYETADYLGKDVDQPRNLAKSVTVE from the coding sequence ATGTGCGGTATTATAGGTTATGCAGGACACAGGCCGGCCGTTCCCGTTGTAGTGGAAGGGCTGCGCAGGCTTGAATACCGGGGTTATGATTCCGCCGGCGTGGCCTTTGTGCGCCAGAATGACATCCATGTCGTGCGTGCCATGGGCAAGCTGGCCGCACTTGAAGAAAAACTCGCCCATGAGCCGGTGACCACGCCTACCTGCGCCATGGGGCATACCCGCTGGGCCACGCACGGCGTACCCGCCGAGCGCAACGCCCATCCCCACCGCAGCAATGACGGCTCCCTGGCCCTCGTGCATAACGGCATTATCGAAAACTATCAGGAAATAAAGGCGGACCTTTCGGCCAAGGGCTATACGTTCAGCTCTGAAACCGACACGGAAGTGCTGGTAAATCTTATTGCCGAACGCCGCAAGACCGAGCCGGACCTTCTGCACGCTTTTGCCGCCGCCCTGCGCGAGGCCCACGGGGCCTACGCTGTCTGCCTTATGGACAGGACGGAACCCGGCGTTATCTATGCGGCCCGCATGTCCGCCCCGCTTATTTTCGGCCAGGGAACAGGCGAAAATTTTGTGGCTTCGGATATTCCGGCATTTCTGCCGTACACCCGGCAGGTGGTCTTTTTGCAGGACGGGGATCTTGTGCGTGCCACGGCCGACAGTTACGAGATACTCCGGCTTGAGGACCTCAGCCCCGTAAGCCACGAAACGCAGACCATCCAGTGGGATATGCAGGCCGCGCAAAAGGGCGGGTACCGCCACTTCATGCTCAAGGAAATCTTCGAGCAGCCGCGCGTCATCACCGATGGCCTTACCGGCCGCGCACATGCGCAGCAAGGGCAGGTGCGCCTGCCCGAGCTGGATGCACTGCCTGTGCCGCGCCGCCTGCACATTGTGGCCTGCGGCACGTCGTACCACTCCGGCCTGTGGGGACGGCACCTGCTGGAGCACTGGGCGCGTGTTCCTGTGCAGGTGGAAATAGCCTCGGAATTCCGCTACCGCGATACCCTGCTGCTGGACAAGGACGACATGGTGCTTGTCATCAGCCAGAGCGGTGAAACGGCCGACACCCTTGCGGCCCTGCGCATTGCGCGCCAGAGCGGCGTCACCGTGCTCGGCCTGTGCAATGTGGTAGGCTCGTCCATTGCCCGTGAGGCCTCAGCCGTGCTTTACACCCAGGCCGGGCCTGAAATCAGCGTGGCATCCACCAAGGCCATGTGCAGCCAGATGCTCATGCTGACCCTCATGGCGCTCTATTGGGGTACGCGCAGGGGTTGCCTGTCTGCCGGGGAGTGCCGTGAACATCTTACGGTTCTTGAAAACCTGCCCGCCCTGCTGGACGACAGCCTGCCCGCCCTGCACGAACGTGCTAAAGAAATCGCGCGCAAGTACTCCCAGGTGCGCAACTTCTTCTATCTCGGGCGGGGGCATTGCTATCCGCTGGCTCTGGAGGGGGCGCTCAAGCTCAAGGAGCTTTCCTACATCCATGCTGAAGGCTATGCCGCGGGCGAGATGAAGCACGGTCCCATCGCCCTCATTGATCCGGATTTTCCCACTTTTGCCCTGGCCCTGAATGACGCACTGCTGCCCAAGGTCAAGTCCAACATGGTAGAGGTGCAGGCCCGGCAGGGGAAGGTTATTGCCCTGACCAACAAAGGGGTGGAGCTGGATGCTGAAGACAGGTGGGATATTCCCGAGCTGCCCGCGCCGCTTTCCGCCTTTGCGGCGTTGCCTGCGCTGCAGCTTTTCAGCTACGAAACCGCGGATTATCTCGGCAAGGAT